GCCCAGCACTCCCTGGACACCCGGACCGCACCGGCCGTGGATCTCGATGACTCTACGATCCTCGATCTTCTCGAGAAGGTGCCGTTCGACGGCGATTCGCCGCAGGTGGAGGCATTCCGGGCCCTCGCGCAGATGAACTGGGCACTGCTCAGAGTGACGCGCGCGCGGCGTTCGTTCAGTCCGCTGGCCCTCTGGACATACCGGCACCGCGACCACGGATCGTCACGCGATAAAATCGTGGACCGATGACCCCTCCCGCATATCCCCCGGCTCCCGTCAGCCCACCGCCCGCGCTCGTCGAGGACGGGCAATACCGATTCGGTACCTACGACGGCCCGATCGGCGTGATCAATCCGCTCGACGCCGGCACCCGCCACGCCTTCGACGGCACCCGCCGCAAGCGCTTCGACGGCGTCCGCCGGGCCAACCGGAATCTTCGGCTCAAGGAATGGGAGGCGTTCCAGCTCGGCGACGACGACTGGTTCGTCCTCGGCGCGGTCTACAACGCCAAGACCGTGGGCCTGATTCAGGTGCTCGCGGTCAACAAACACGACGCCACCATCACCCGCTGGGAGACCAAGATGCCCGCGCCGACGCTGTCGGTGGCGCGCGGACTGCTCGGCTCGTCGTCACGCGGGCGGGTGGCCGACTTCCGCGTGGAGATCGGCAATCACCTCGAGCGCGGCCGCATCACGGTCGACGCCCACCACCCCGGCCGCGGCGACCTCCCCGCGATGGGCCTGCACGTCACCGGCTCCTGCGGACCCGACGAGGCCGCTCACCTGGTGGTGGTGCACCCGTTCAGCGCCGATCGGGCCCTGTACTCGCACAAGACGATGATGCCGATGGACGGCACCCTGGTGATCGGCGGCGAGCAGGTCGGTTTCGGCACCGGCCGCGGTCACCTGATCCTCGACGACCACCACGGCGACTACCCGCGTCCGATGCGCTACGACTGGGTCACGGGCATCCGCACCACCGACGAGGGCATCGTCGAGGGGTTCAACCTCACCGACAACCAGGTCCTCGACCCGGCCGAATTCAACGAGAACGCCATCTGGATCGGCAACCGCCTCTGGCGCCTGCCCCCGGTGACCGTCGAACGTCCACAGGGTCCGTGGGGCAAGTGGCTGATCCGCGACGCCGTCGGCGCCGTCGACGTCGCCTTCACGCCGACGGTCCGCTCCACCATGCACGTCGGCCCCCGCAAGTCACTGGCCGAGTACTACGCACCGTACGGCTGGTACGAGGGCGCGATCCACGCCGACGGCGCGACCATGAACATCGACGGCATGTTCGGCGTCGGCGAACAGAAACGCATCACGCTCTGAGCGCGGGAGTCTCCGTCACACCGGGCCGCCTGCGCCCCAGCGACGTGCTACTCGGCTCCGGAAATGCCGAACAGCACGATCACGTCGTCGATGACCGCGCTCCGTAGCGATTCCGGGTCGTCCGGCTCGTCGATCTCGAGCCGGAAGGTCTTCGTGTTCTCGAAGGGGAGGCTCGCACCCTGGGCGATCGTTCTTGGGGCGCTGGCCTTCGGATCTGTGACCGTCGGCTGGAGGGCGACCAGCTGACTGTCCATCGGGAAGTAGCACGTAGCGGAAGCGGGCACCTTTTTCGGCCAGGTCACCAACATGTCGTATCCCGCGGGAACGGCTCCCTCTCGCGGATGGACTCCGTCCAGACGGCAGACCGTCGAATCCAACGGCCACCCGACCCCCAGCGCTGCGGTCGAGCGAGCATCGCTGGTCCAACTCTTCGCCGGATACGGCGCATTCCGCTTCGGGGTCAGGTTCTCGACTTCGCCAGTGAGGACCACTTCGATCGTCATATTCGCTCTCCCCGGCTTCGCATTCGCCGTATCGAATGTCACCTGTGTCTTCGGGCGGTAGATGCCGGCGCGGAACTCGTATCCGTCCGGATCCTTCCACTGCTCGGCGATGATGACCTGCCCGGGCCCCCGGGAACCGGAACTCGTCGCACTTGAGGTGCTGGAGACCGGCAAAGCAGTGGACGGTGCCTGCGGGGTCGACGTATTGTGCCGATGTTCACCGCGTGAAGGGGCCCCGGAGTCGGAACAACCCGCCAGCGGGAGTACGGCAACGACGGCGAGGGCCAGACAACGCTTGACAGTTGGTGCCATGCGGCAGAAAGTACAGTACCCGCATATCGGACATGCGACATACGAACGCCCGAACCGCCAAATTCATCCAAAAAGGCGATCTCGGCAGACGCGCCCGCAATCCTCTGCGATGGGCAGCGCGGCGACGCTTACCATCCGTCCCGGACCGTAGATCACCCGGTGAGGCCCCGCCGAGGAGCACGGGCGGCCTTTTCGACGGCCAGCGCCCCTGCGGCGCCCATCGCCTCGTCCGCATCGCGGTGAACACATATCGGACATACTGATCGCGCCGAATTCAACGAGAACGCCATCTGGATCGGCAACCGCCTCTGGCGCCTGCCCCCGGTGACCGTCGAACGTCCACAGGGTCCGTGGGGCAAGTGGCTGATCCGCGACGCCGCCGGCGCCGTCGACGTCGCCTTCACGCCGACAGTCCGCTCCACCATGCACGTCGGCCCCCGCAAGTCACTGGCCGAGTACTACGCACCGTACGGCTGGTACGAGGGCGCGATCCACGCCGACGGCGCAACCATGAACATCGACGGCATGTTCGGCGTCGGCGAACAGAAACGCATCACGCTCTGAGCGGTTCGGCATTCGAATGCACCGCCATCCACTGGAAGTACAG
The nucleotide sequence above comes from Gordonia sp. PP30. Encoded proteins:
- a CDS encoding DUF2804 family protein is translated as MGHTDRAEFNENAIWIGNRLWRLPPVTVERPQGPWGKWLIRDAAGAVDVAFTPTVRSTMHVGPRKSLAEYYAPYGWYEGAIHADGATMNIDGMFGVGEQKRITL
- a CDS encoding DUF2804 family protein, giving the protein MTPPAYPPAPVSPPPALVEDGQYRFGTYDGPIGVINPLDAGTRHAFDGTRRKRFDGVRRANRNLRLKEWEAFQLGDDDWFVLGAVYNAKTVGLIQVLAVNKHDATITRWETKMPAPTLSVARGLLGSSSRGRVADFRVEIGNHLERGRITVDAHHPGRGDLPAMGLHVTGSCGPDEAAHLVVVHPFSADRALYSHKTMMPMDGTLVIGGEQVGFGTGRGHLILDDHHGDYPRPMRYDWVTGIRTTDEGIVEGFNLTDNQVLDPAEFNENAIWIGNRLWRLPPVTVERPQGPWGKWLIRDAVGAVDVAFTPTVRSTMHVGPRKSLAEYYAPYGWYEGAIHADGATMNIDGMFGVGEQKRITL